The Anaerolineales bacterium region ATTCAGAAGAACACCTTTGAGTTCCTCATCTTTTTTCCTGATAGCATTCGTGTAGTACTTGTGTATAGCTTCTGACGCATTTTGTTGATCCGCAGCAGGGCCTTCAGCCTCAACATCATATATATATTTTTTGCAGAGACCATACATTTCATCATGCAAAAATACTCGGTTATCATTAGAAAATGTTTTTGTAAAGATCCAACCTTGAAGTTCTTCGAGCGCTTTTTCCGCATCTTGTATTTGTGGGTTATCACTGTCACGAATATTGGCTAGTAATTCGGCATTGATGCCTTTCCGAGTGCGCCCAACGGCATTGAGGGTTTCACCTAGTTCCCCGAATTCGGTCCTCAAATAATTTATGATATTTTCTTCAATGCCTTTTGTTTCTAGATCTGGTAAATCTATAAATTTCTGGAGTTTTTGTCGCATACGCAATTCCAGAAAAATTGCCAGCAGAATCGGGCGTCCCTGGCTGAGCTTATGAAGAGTAGAAATTTCATTTTCATCGAAAGGTTCACTATTTTCTCGCCCTGCCAATTTTCCCCATACTTTCGAGATATAGTCACGACATTCTTCAAGAGTGAAAAAATCTAATGGGATAGTGGTGAATGAAAAGTTATCGAAAAGCGGAGAAGCAGTTGTGCGTCCAGCAAATAATGCTGCACCACGCGGCAAATCGCCGATCCAGCTTTTGAGCCAGTCCCAAGCAGGAGCGAAGCGCGCGCCTGTAGGATAGACAAATAGTTCTACGGTATCAAATAAAAGGAGAACCCCGTGCTCAATGCTCATTTTTTTTACGCCATCAGCACAAGCCTTGAGTAGTTTCTTCAATTGTTCGTGACTTTCCCTGCTATCCCACCCACGCGCGGCATCTAATCCTTCGCTTGCAGTAATAAATGGCTTGAAAAAGTGCTTGTTTTTCGTGTCCTTGAAACAGGCAAAGATCGCGCGTGCCAAACCCTCGGGAGAGTGATTATGAAAATGGTACAGGTCAATCAAGTGCGTAGATCCACCGTCATATTTCAATTCCTCGATTGCAAGATCACGAATCTGCTCAAGTAGACGTGTTTTACCAATGCCATATCCGCCGCTGAAGAAGACAGGATGGAATTGCCCGTCCTCCAACCAGCCGCGGACTTGATTTACGATTGTTTCCCGTCCAACGAATTTTTCGAGCCTTTTGAGCGAAAATGGTTCTGGAAACATGATATGAGGTCCCTCATCTTCTAAACGAAATAGGTGTTGCTCATATTAAACGAGTTGAAAACATGCTTGGTCAGCGATGATTCAGTGGGCAACATCCGTTGATACCATGCCTTCGCTGATGGATATTCCTCCTGTAATTTTATGCTTATTTTTTGCAATTGCTCCATATATGTGGTCTCTTGTCCTTTCAGAACTAGATATTTACGAATAGCATGAATTAAGGATTGATTAAGCTGATATCCTTTACCTTCATAACGTAAAAGATAACTTTCCAATAAAAGGTTGATGAGCCTATTTGTTTTTGCACGCCGTTCGGGATCATCATTGCCATAGATATACTCATCTACATCGGGAATGCGAAATGGGATATTCACAAGGGCTAACTTTTCGATGGAGGGACGGATGTGCTCCAGGTCTTCCCTTCTAGTTTCTTCTGGCAGCGCGTCCTGAATAATAATATTTATGGCGTCGTCCAGAGCGGCAGGTAGAGGTTTTTTTGTTTCTGCCATTACGCGTACGATGAGAGGATTACCGCCGCTTAAATCTGTTATCGCAGCGTATTCGCTTCGGTCGCGCTTCGATTTTCCTTGTTTATCAAGTTTCTCTAACTGTTCCGTTATAAAATCATCTTGTAGTGGACCAAGTTCGATGATATCTGCGTTGATCAATTCGGGTCGCGACCAAATGGGGCGCTTGCCGCGCCCGGATAAGATAACGAAGACGCGCTCAGAAGCCAAGATGGGCGCCAAAATATATTTTTCAAACTCGATTCGAATCTCGTTGGAGCATTCATAAATCGAGTCCACTAACAGAACAGGAATTGTTTTCAATGCCCGGTATGCCAGCCCGCGTGCAAAGTAATCCTTTTGAAAATCTCGATCACCTGTTTCAATGGGTTCGATTTCTAAATAGTTCGTCAGGCGGTTCAATATGTCGGGAATATCGTTTTTTTGAAACCGCCTTTCTGTATTTAACCAAATATTTCTATGATTCCTGAATTCAGGCGCAGAATAAGGAAAAAGACTGATCAAAAATGGGCGCAGTTCCCTTGCTTCATTTAAACGTCTGTAAAGTTCAAATAAAAAAGTAGTTTTGCCACTGCCGCGTTCCCCCTCGAAAATGAGGACGCCTCTATTTTTTTCATTTAGAGTCGTGTGCACGCGCTCGAATTCTGGGTCCCGATCTGTAAACTCGGTGGAGTTGAATGTTTTATATGGCTGTGACATAAGAGCGCTCCCTTGTAGAAAATAAATCTTCTGATGAAATTTCTTCTTGGTTCATTTCAATAATTTTGTGAAGCAGGTTTTGGCACTTTAGAATCATTTGACGGGGAAGTTTCTCTTTTTCTCCTAACTGACGGGCAAGGGTTAATTCAACGTTGCGGACATCCGGGGCGCTGATGGCGTCCAGGCTGTCAAACGCGCGTTCACTGGCTGCGAATACACGGCGGCGAATCACCTCTGCCAGTAGATTATCATCCCAGGTCAATGCGGCGGTGTGCATGGCGTGTAAACTTGTCAGAGTAGAAACGTCGGAGTTATCCAAAGGGAGGAAGAATTTGAGATAAATATCTTTCTTTTCCCACGTTTTCAACGTCTTCAATAAGGATTCGATCCATGCCAGTAACGCATTAGGAGTTTGGGTTTCCATGAACCCATCCAGCCCATCTACAAGAATGTGGATGGATTTTGTGCCAAATGCCTCATTGAGCAACGCGAAGCCATCCTCCAGAGACAGGGATGCGGAAGGCGATTCTTCCGTCAGCTCGTGAGCCAGTTGCCGATGGGCGCGATCCAGTTTGGGGAGGTTGGAAAAGGCTGAAGTTCCAAGAGTCAGTTCAAGGTCGGAGAGGAAGCGGGAGTCGCAGAGAGTTTGTAGGTTGAAGTCCAACCCGAGAGGCATATCCAGTAAAAGCCTTTTTAGTTTTCGTCTATGGTTCGGGCTTAACGCAAAAAAAAGATCAGGGTAGGAGATCAGATACATGAACGCGGCGCGCGCCAGAGACGTTTTTATCCCCTGAAAATGAAAATCATTTTTCATCGAATAATCGTCGGGGATGTAGGTCACGGGAAAACGAACGCCTCGGCTGTCTTTGTAGAAATTTGATGTGTAAACCCTCAGCGCGCTCTTACCGCCGCCGGGTTGGGCAAGAATGGCGACGGATTGGTCTGCAAGGGCGACTTCCACCGCTTTGGGGATAACCAGATATTCTTGAAGATGAGCATCCCGGGTGCTATCAAGATGTTCAAAGGGGTCAAATCTAAACCCTAAATTAGACAAACTATTCATCAGACAATTCTTCTTCCTCAGCTTATTTTATTACCTGCTTGAGGAATTTCCTGTTCTATACAACGATTTCTAGTTTACAACTCTGAATGGGTAATTAGTTCCTTTGTACTATAACCAGACTGAGTATACGCTCGTTTGACACATTGGGTTTCTTTCATATTTCTCACAGTTTTCTCACATCTCTGTATGGAGTAGTTCTACTCCCTTACCATGATGTGTGACCAAGTAAATCTGATTTTTAGGATCCGGCTCGATCTTTTGCCGTATCCTCATCAACACGTTATCCATCGCGCCGCGCCATGTTTCTTGGGGAGCCCACTCGGATTCTCCTTTGTCCGGTGGTGAGTTCAATTTTTTATAAGCGTAATAATATAATTCCTCTAATGAGGCTAACTTTTCAGGATGAGCAACAAGATACTCCAACACGCGGAACTCGAGCGCTGAACTGTTGGCTACGCATTTTTCGCCAAGCCAGATTTCACTTCGCTCTGGACGTAAGCGCAAGGGAGCCGGATGTTGATGAATAAATTCGTGGGTCTGGGAAGGCGTCAGCCGTTTGCCGCTTTGTTGAAACTCTATAATCAGGGGCGCGGTGAACCTGAGCCATGCGCGGGGGGAAGCGCCGCCGTATTCCTTCAACCAGTTCAGAAATTGGCCCTCATCACACAACGATGCCAGAGAAACCTTTTTGGAGGATAACGCGCACGCCAAACGATTTTCTACCATCTTACGTAATGTGTCCGGCGACCAGATCAAATCTGCTTCATCCGAGCGGTGACGCTCTACGCCGATGGTTTTATGCAGGGCGTTTTTAAGAGGAGCGGGAAGGAAGAACTTGAATGCCACGTCGGGCAGATCGAAGAAGACCAATGTGGAAAGGACCGCCTCCAACAACGCTTCAACCTGTCCGGCCGTCTGACGCGGAGTCCACCGTTCGAGTCCGTCAACCATCAACCACAGTCGCTCGTATTTTGCCGCGCGCAAAACCGACATTAACAGACGCAACTGATCCTTTATGCTGCTTTGTTCTTTAACGACCGCTGGAAACGATTGTTCCAACAGTTTCAGATACCATTGCAAATCATCCTGCGAGAGATGTTTTGTCTGATCTTGAATATAGAAAGCGGCTTCGAAGGGGAGATAGTTTTTCAGAAACCATTGCAAGGCAGAGGCAATATGTGCGACTGGCCCGCCCAACCGCCCGGGCAGGTCGCCCTCCAAAACTAAGATTTCTGTGCAGGCTTGCAAAGCCTGTTTGATGGCTTGTTGGGCGAGTGGTGTGCCTGTGACTTGCGTTTCGAGAATGGGTTCCGGCTGCCAGAATGCGGTGAACGTTTTTTGTCCCGCTTGTTTCGTCAATTCGAGACGGACCGCCGTTTTGCCGCTTCCCGATTCACCATACAAGATGGTCGAATGTTCTTCCTGGAGACGCTCAAAGATAGGCAGTGAAACGAACACATCGCCCAACCAAGGCTCGTTTTCTGCCTTGAGCGTATAGAATAGGGAGTCGACAGATGGGATGTTTTTCATTCGAGGGCGATCAGGTCTTCGATATGCAATGGTTCATCAGGTGGATACTTTTCGACATGTTGGAGAAGTAATTTTTGACCTAATCTTACCATTTTGCCTGGGGAGCCGGCTGCTTTTTCTGCCAAGAGATCCTGCGCAGGTTTTTCATTATGTGGAATAAATAACTCATCAAACCCTTGAAGATGATTTTTAGAACACCATTGCACTCGGATATTGCATTGATTAACCAAACTTGAATTGGGAACAGTTTGCCTGTTCTGCGTGCCAATTGAAAAACAGACAAACCCGCAGTTGTGGGAACTTAGCCAATCGGATTGTTCCGTGAATGCTTCGAGCACGTCTGAGGATGTTTTCTTTTTCACACGGGGATCCAGGTCAGCGGCGGAGATCAGGAACAGGGTCCTTTGTTTGGAGGATGGTCGCAGTTCTATCAGGGCGTTAACCTCCTCCGCCCGGAGGTCAGCTGCGTCATTGTTGGTTAACCACTCTGTAATTTTCGATAATAAGACAGCTTGATTTTTCTTCTCTTCTTCAGATAAAGGGTTGGAAAAATGCGCGATCTTGTAAGCCGTGACGGAAGGAGAAAAATCGTGCCAGCGCAACAGCCGCCCGATCAAGTCGCGTTGTTGACCCCTCAAAGAATAAAACAAGGTCAGTGTTTCTGCCAGCGACCAGATCCATTGTTCTGCTAGCGCGTGGAGTAATAATTTACGGGAGTGGTCCGCCCCATAATCCTCGATCAAGTTTGGCGCGAGGCTCGCGAAAAACGCTTCATCCTTGATTTTCACTTCAGATTTTAGAGATTGGCAATAGGCGAACAGCGCCGCGCCAGCATCCCATGAGTTTGCAAATTCAAAGGTCAGATTTTGATGAGAAGGCGTTGGAAATGTGAATCCAGGCGGCGCTAATTCTATCGGCAGTTGACCGTTCAAAACGGAATAAAACGGACTTTCCGCGTCTGCGAATGAAGAGAAGTCCATTTCACGGGTTTTCAGCCACGCGGTTAATCGATCTTCAGGGGTATGGGCTTTTGCAAAATAAGCGAACTGCCTTTGCAGTGGGAAACTCTCAATATCAGGAAAATCCAACTCAATCCTGAGGTCACGGATTTGACCTGGGAACTTGTGAGCATATTCGTTAATCGTTTTCTTCTTAAGTTCAGGTGAAAAAGCGACGGCGATTTGCTTAGCGATGTCAATGCAGGCGGGATAATCCTTAAACATGCGGAGTAAAGCAAGCGGAGCGGCTTCATCCTGTTGAAAGGCGGATTGTAGTTGATTCAACGTAGAAATCGATTTTCCATTTTCATCCTCGAACATTCTCTCACATAGTTGGATACACTGATCAACACCGCTTTTTAAGTCCGTAATTGATTGTATTGAGAGCACGTCCCACAAATTGTTTTCGATGAACTGTAAGTATTGTTTTCGGAAATTATCTTGCAAACCTTCGTCCCACTCCTTCCAGTCTGCAGTCAGTTTCAGATGATTTTGTAATGTTCTCGAAAAGTCGTTTTTTATCTCGGCGTCGAAAGTGTCTTTGGCTTGTTTAATACGCTCTCCCCTCTGGCGCTTTTTCTCTTCTTCTAACTGCTTGACTCCAGCGAATACAGCAGTAATCAGTGAAACGACTATGCCGCTTATATCCAAAAAATTCTTTTTCCAATTACGGACTTGTGAATCGCGTTTGCTTTCGACGATTACAAGCCAATCTGCTGTTTCCAAACTCTTGCCATTGGAATCCAACTTCAGTTGAATGGATCGAGAATCGAATTCAGGTGATTTGGAAGGCTGTATTAGCAGGGTTGTTGCGTTTGTTTCTTTTTCAAAGCGGATATCGAGTGTGTCGTTCCACTGGATTGACGTATCGTCAGATGACGGCTTGATGGCGAAAAGAAGTCCTTGTCCAGAAATTGTTAGATCCGTGCAGTTTGATGAGTCTGTTGTCCATAAATGGATTTCATATAGCTCGGTATCGTCAAACAGGATTTGAGATGGATATTCTGCATGAAATTGAAGCGAGTCTAACGATGTTGCTTTAAAGACACTCTTTTTCAGGCTCGATGTGGTAAGCGTTGACTGCGCCCATGAAGTATTGAATAAAAACAATAAAATGAGAATTGCAGGAGCAATGATCCAGCGATAGTTCCTCCATACTTCCCCATGCGGAAGGCGAAGAAACGCGAAAATGACCAATACAAGCCAAACTGCCAGAATCCCCGCGTTTGTCAAGAGCAAGTTTACATCGTAGCCGAAGAGCCAGAAGAAAATACAAAGCAATATCCCCGCCAGGAGCGGAGTCACCAATACCTGCCCGCCATATCCCGCGAAAAGATGCTCTCTTTCTCTGGGTTTATCGTTTATGCTCTTAGTCATGGCGCAGACCCTCGCTTTGTATTCTGTGCACGCGGAACGATGTGGGCATTATACAACAAGGCAGCAGTCCGTTTATTGGAATACATAACTACACTATATCAGCGAATATAGATTGCCCTACTTTCGTTATTATGGTTATTTTCTCACGATTTTCTTGTGGAACATCAGGTGCAGGGGACAAATACTTTCCTAAAAACAAATTCACGCCTGAATCTTGACGAAAATTGAACCTTGTTTTAACATCAACTTACCTGTACATTTGATGTGCAGAGGATTATCAAATTGATAATCAATCCAAAATACCGCCATATATAGGCAAGAGCGTTGAAAAAAGTAGAGTTTCACGCACATTTGCAGGCAAAAATTATTGCCCATTGTGAGTCTAACTCATAAGCCCTTGGTCGGGAGTTCAAATCTCCCCCTCGGCACAACAAGAGACCGCGTGATGCGGTCTTTTTATTTTTCGGATGAAAAAAAGAGCCGCTTCTTTTCGGACTGTGGAGCGGATTCTGTTTCAACCGGCTTTATCCACGCCTCAGCCGTCCCTCGTGAGCAAATCCTCCACCGTTTCTCTCCTCAAAATCACCTCGACCTTTCCCTCCTCCACCATCAACGCTTCCGGTTTCCGCGCGCCGTTGTAATTGGACGACATACTCAGGTGATACGCGCCCGCCACAGGGATGGCGATCAGTTCGCCCTCTTTCAACTCCGGCATCGGCAAATCTTCGATAACGATGTCGCCCGATTCGCAGTATGGACCGGCAATCGAAACTTTTCCGCTGATCTCCCGATTGAGTCCTTCCACCGGCAAACAAGAATATCTCGCTCCATACAACGCGAAGCGTGGATTATCCGCCATGCCGCCGTCGGTGAGGATCCAAGTTTTGTCGCCGCGTCGTTTGATCGCGCCGACGCGATAGATCGCCACTCCCGCCCGCGCCACGAGACTTCTCCCAGGTTCGAGATGTAAAACGGGGAGGTTGAGTCCCCGCCTTTTGCATCCTTCAACCACCGCCTCGGCAACTCCGCGCACATAATTTTCAATAGATGGGTTTGGCAATTCGTCTTCGTGGTATGCCACGCCCCATCCGCCGCCGGGGCAGAAATGCCATTCGACTCTGAAACCAATTTCCTTTGCTAGGTCCAAAGCCATGTCAATCGCAGGGAGTAATGGCTCAGGGTCGCGGAAGTTCGAGCCTTGATGGAAGTGAATCCCATTCAGCGGAAGATGATTCTCTCTGCAAAAATTCACCGCTTCGATGAATTCCTCGCGCGTCATCCCGAATTTGCTGTCGTGTTGACCGGTCTGCGTGTGCGCGTGGTGAGTGGTCACAGCGATGCCGGGGAGGAGGCGGAGCCAGAGATTGGAGACTGGGGATTGGTGATTGGAAATAAGTAATTGGATATTCCGTAATTCGGAAAGATTGTCAACGACAATGGCTCCAGTATGTTCAAACGCAGACTTCAAGTCGGCTTTTGATTTATTCACCCCATGGACGAGAATCTTTTCACGCGGAACGCCTCCCGCAACCGCGATGCCGATCTCGCCTTCGCCGGTGCAATCTATCATCAGGTTGTGTTGTTGAGTCCATGCGGCGATGGATTTGCAAAGGAAGGCTTTGCCCGCGTAGGTGATGTGCGCCTCGCTCGGATAATGCGCCTGCAAAGCAGATTGATATTCCGCTACGGCAAGGTCGAGGGTGGCGCGGTCATATACGTAAAGTGGAGTCCCGTACCCGTCCGCGAGAGAAGCGAGAGAATGTCCCGCGATAAAAAGCGAATCGCCGCGCGCGCGAGTCGATTCGGGGAAGAGGGAGAGTCGGTTTGTCATCCAAAAATGATTTACAGACATCGTAAGCCACTGAGTCCACTGAGATCGTTGAGAAAAAACCCATTTTCTCTGTGTTCTCTGTGGCGAAGAGATGCTTGTGAGAAGGCTAATGCTCACCGAAAAACAAGTCCCACCAGATTTGCACGTTCGTCATTGGGGTTGGGGTTGGCGCGGGCGTGCTCAACTCGACGGGCGCGACGCCGGGTTGACCGAGCGGCACGATCGGCAGATCGCCCTCTTTGATGTAGTGACCGTCGGTGCGCGCCCACTCGTCCACTGCCGCGTCCGAACCGGCGTATGCAACTTGGGTTTGCAACGCGGTTTGCGTTTGCATGGCTTGCGTGGCTTGCGCTTGCACGAGTTCGTATTGCTTGTCCAGCAGTTTGAGTTCCTCGAGGCGGCGGTTGAACTCGAGCACGATGAACACCAGCGCGACGATGCCGACGATCACAACCACGCGGCGCAAGTTGAAAGGAAGGGCAGGCATGCCTCTATCTTAATCGTTCTCTGATTCTCTGGCAAGCGGATATAATCACAAGTATGGTTTGCGAATATTCCTAGCCACAGAGATCACAGAGAAAAGATGAGATTTTCTCAGAGGTCTCTGAGTGCTCTGTGGCTAAGCAAAGGACTGACGATGCCTCACGTCAAACAGATCAATCACGTCGCGGTGGTGGTGGACGATATGGACAAAGCCCTGTCGTTCTGGCGTGACGCGCTGGGGATGGAACTGCACGAACTACGCGACGTTCCCGCCGAGAAATCGCAGGTTGCCTTCCTTCCGCTTCAAGGCTCGGAAGTGGAACTGGTTCGCCCCACCTCAGCCGACTCGGGCATTGCGAAATTTCTCGCCAAGCGCGGACCCGGTATGCACCACATCTGTCTCGAAGTGGACGATATCGAAGGCATGATGTCGCAGTTGAAATCGAAAGGTGTGCGCCTCATCAACGACGAGCCGCGCACGGCATCCGACGGAAAGAAGTACGCCTTTATTCATCCCGAAAGTACATCTGGCGTGTTGGTTGAACTGTATCAACTTTAAATGTCATTGCGAGTGGCCGAGCCTTAAATGGCGAGTGCGCTCGAAGCAATCTCGACTCACTTTTGTACAAATGATTGAATGCAAAGAAAAGATTGCCACGACCCGGCGAGGCGGGGTCTCGCAATGACACTGTGAACAATATGCTCGATCAAATCGAATCTACCCTCCGCGAACAATGCGGACTGAATAAAGACCAACCCATCATCGCGGGCGTCTCCGGCGGACCCGATAGTTTGTGCTTAATGAATGCCCTCCGTATAACGGGCTTTCGAGTCATCGTCGCGCACTTCAATCACAAACTGCGTCCCGACTCGGACGCGGACGCCAACACGGTGGAGCAAACCGCCGGGCGGATGAACCTCAAGTGGGTGATCGAAAAAGGCGACGTGCGCGAGTTCGCCGATGAGCAAAAACTTTCCATCGAAGAAGCGGCGCGTATGATGCGTTATCGCTTCCTCATGACGCAAGCGCGCAAGTTCAAAGCGCAAGCGGTGGCGGTCGGTCACACAGCAGACGATCAAGTCGAAACCGTGTTGATGCACTTCATTCGCGGCGCGGGGCTTTCTGGTCTCAAAGGTATGACACATCGCACGATCATCCGCATGTTCGATCCTGAAATTCCGGTTGTCCGTCCGTTGCTCGACGTGTGGCGCGAGGAAACCATCATTTATTGCGCGGCGAACGGACTCCGCCCGCGGCACGATCCAAGCAACGCCTCGCTCGATTTCTTCCGCAACCGTTTGCGTCACCTGCTCATCCCCGCGCTCGAATCGTACAATCCGCGTTTCCGTGAAGCGCTCTGGCGCACGTCGCGTTCGTTGGCGGGCGATCATGAAATTGTCTCGCACGTTTTGGATGACGCGTGGAAGGATGTCGTCGCGCAAGAGACGCGGGATTTCGTCGCCTTCGACTCTTCCGCGCTGACTAACCGCCGCATCGGACTCCAAAGGAACCTGATTCGCCGAGCCATGGAACGACTC contains the following coding sequences:
- the lysA gene encoding diaminopimelate decarboxylase; amino-acid sequence: MTNRLSLFPESTRARGDSLFIAGHSLASLADGYGTPLYVYDRATLDLAVAEYQSALQAHYPSEAHITYAGKAFLCKSIAAWTQQHNLMIDCTGEGEIGIAVAGGVPREKILVHGVNKSKADLKSAFEHTGAIVVDNLSELRNIQLLISNHQSPVSNLWLRLLPGIAVTTHHAHTQTGQHDSKFGMTREEFIEAVNFCRENHLPLNGIHFHQGSNFRDPEPLLPAIDMALDLAKEIGFRVEWHFCPGGGWGVAYHEDELPNPSIENYVRGVAEAVVEGCKRRGLNLPVLHLEPGRSLVARAGVAIYRVGAIKRRGDKTWILTDGGMADNPRFALYGARYSCLPVEGLNREISGKVSIAGPYCESGDIVIEDLPMPELKEGELIAIPVAGAYHLSMSSNYNGARKPEALMVEEGKVEVILRRETVEDLLTRDG
- the mce gene encoding methylmalonyl-CoA epimerase, which produces MPHVKQINHVAVVVDDMDKALSFWRDALGMELHELRDVPAEKSQVAFLPLQGSEVELVRPTSADSGIAKFLAKRGPGMHHICLEVDDIEGMMSQLKSKGVRLINDEPRTASDGKKYAFIHPESTSGVLVELYQL
- the tilS gene encoding tRNA lysidine(34) synthetase TilS, which encodes MLDQIESTLREQCGLNKDQPIIAGVSGGPDSLCLMNALRITGFRVIVAHFNHKLRPDSDADANTVEQTAGRMNLKWVIEKGDVREFADEQKLSIEEAARMMRYRFLMTQARKFKAQAVAVGHTADDQVETVLMHFIRGAGLSGLKGMTHRTIIRMFDPEIPVVRPLLDVWREETIIYCAANGLRPRHDPSNASLDFFRNRLRHLLIPALESYNPRFREALWRTSRSLAGDHEIVSHVLDDAWKDVVAQETRDFVAFDSSALTNRRIGLQRNLIRRAMERLHPDSLDAGFATLERATNFVADPEQPTRMDLTKGLHLLREGGLIYVVAGSVTLPVERWPQLPEEKLTIPLSIPDQVELSGGWKLNCERWNIPSLAMEESSANDDPFQVWLDAGELSDDLALRTRQEGDRFEPLGMDGHETKLSDFFINVKLPQRARDRWPLLCMGKKVVWVPGYRPAHPFRLTESTRQALYFSLTRG